In the Manis javanica isolate MJ-LG chromosome 14, MJ_LKY, whole genome shotgun sequence genome, one interval contains:
- the LOC108394090 gene encoding olfactory receptor 14C36-like, whose product MPNSTTMLEFLLMGFSDVWELRALHTISFSLMYLVTLMGNILIVTVTTLDRSLHTPMYFFLRNLSILDVCYTSVTVPNSCINALLGSRTISKAGCVAQVFLVVFFVYVELLLLTIMARDRYVAICQPLHYPVIMSPRVCVQMTLASILSGLAYAGVHTGNTFRLSFCRSNVVHQFFCDIPSLLRLSCSDTSSSEMMVVASGLGIGGGCFIYIIKSYIHIFSTVLKFPNGADRTKAFSTCVPHILVVSVFLSSGFYVYLRPSTISATIQDMVFSVFYSIIPPLFNPIIYSLRTEQIKFAIKKIMKRMSYSGRKCRG is encoded by the coding sequence ATGCCAAATTCCACGACGATGCTGGAATTTCTCCTCATGGGTTTTTCTGATGTATGGGAACTAAGGGCTTTGCACACCATCTCCTTCTCTCTGATGTATTTGGTGACATTAATGGGGAACATTCTCATTGTTACTGTCACCACCCTTGACAGGAgccttcacacacccatgtacttcttcctcagaaaTCTGTCCATCCTGGACGTGTGCTACACATCTGTAACAGTGCCTAACTCATGCATCAACGCCTTGCTTGGCAGCAGGACCATTTCAAAGGCTGGATGTGTAGCTCAGGTCTTCCTGGtggttttctttgtgtatgtGGAGCTTCTGCTCCTCACCATCATGGCCcgtgaccgctatgtggccatctgccagcccctccaTTACCCTGTGATCATGAGCCCTCGGGTCTGTGTCCAGATGACCCTGGCCTCTATCCTCAGTGGTCTCGCCTATGCAGGTGTGCACACAGGTAACACATTCCGGCTTTCCTTCTGTCGGTCCAACGTGGTCCACCAGTTCTTCTGTGACATCCCCTCCCTGCTGAGGCTCTCCTGCTCTGACACCTCCAGCAGTGAGATGATGGTCGTGGCCTCTGGCCTGGGGATTGGTGGTGGCTGCTTCATCTACATCATCAAGTCTTACATTCACATATTTTCCACTGTGCTCAAGTTTCCAAATGGAGCAGACAGAAcaaaggccttctccacctgtgtcCCCCACATCCTCGTGGTGTCTGTCTTCCTCAGCTCCGGCTTTTATGTGTATCTGAGGCCATCCACCATCTCTGCCACCATCCAGGACATggtcttctctgttttctactcCATCATCCCCCCACTCTTCAACCCTATTATCTACAGCCTTAGAACTGAACAAATAAAATTTGCCATCaagaaaatcatgaaaagaaTGTCTTACTCAGGAAGGAAATGTCGAGGGTAA